One part of the Anaeromyxobacter sp. Fw109-5 genome encodes these proteins:
- a CDS encoding multiheme c-type cytochrome has product MKTRILLAAALAVLAVPAAAQKKPAAPAKKPAATRPAAKGAGGACVTCHAKVNPNIVKDWELSRHSQVEVDCTACHGDAHKTEDDFAKATMPTPDTCAQCHDAQVAQFKKGKHAFAWAAVKAMPTFHYQPMAIREGLKGCGGCHKLGLKTPEEQAELRKVAGPYGNASCDACHTRHLFSKAEARRPEACQTCHMGFDHPQWEMYSSSKHGVRNALKQTGAIPEHSAAPSCQTCHMQEGNHEVRTAWGFLAVRLPFPEDDPQWKADRITILQGLGVLDPSGNPTGRLDVVKAADVARLTEEAWQTERTKMLKTCNECHSGEFAKVQLQQADGLIRDADHAMAEAIRAIAGLYQEGILPKPKNYAFAFPDLLTFHDAPTPIEQKLFVMFLEHRMRAFQGAFHANPDYANWYGWSEMARDLVEIKAEAATLRREHAAAAPAKPKR; this is encoded by the coding sequence ATGAAGACTCGCATCCTGCTCGCCGCGGCGCTCGCGGTGCTCGCCGTCCCCGCCGCGGCGCAGAAGAAGCCCGCCGCCCCCGCGAAGAAGCCCGCGGCGACCCGGCCCGCGGCGAAGGGCGCCGGGGGCGCGTGCGTCACCTGCCACGCGAAGGTCAACCCGAACATCGTGAAGGACTGGGAGCTGTCGCGGCACTCGCAGGTGGAGGTCGACTGCACGGCCTGTCACGGCGACGCGCACAAGACCGAGGACGACTTCGCCAAGGCGACGATGCCCACGCCCGACACCTGCGCGCAGTGCCACGACGCCCAGGTCGCGCAGTTCAAGAAGGGCAAGCACGCCTTCGCGTGGGCGGCGGTGAAGGCCATGCCGACCTTCCACTACCAGCCGATGGCGATCCGGGAGGGCCTGAAGGGCTGCGGCGGATGCCACAAGCTCGGCCTGAAGACGCCCGAGGAGCAGGCCGAGCTCCGGAAGGTGGCGGGGCCGTACGGCAACGCGTCCTGCGATGCGTGCCACACGCGCCACCTGTTCTCGAAGGCGGAGGCGCGCCGGCCGGAGGCGTGCCAGACGTGCCACATGGGCTTCGATCACCCTCAGTGGGAGATGTACAGCAGCTCGAAGCACGGCGTGCGGAACGCCCTCAAGCAGACCGGCGCGATCCCGGAGCACTCGGCCGCACCGAGCTGTCAGACCTGCCACATGCAGGAGGGGAACCACGAGGTGCGCACGGCGTGGGGCTTCCTCGCCGTCCGCCTGCCCTTCCCCGAGGACGACCCGCAGTGGAAGGCGGACCGCATCACCATCCTGCAGGGCCTCGGCGTGCTCGACCCGTCGGGCAACCCCACCGGCCGCCTCGACGTCGTGAAGGCCGCCGACGTCGCGCGGCTCACCGAGGAGGCCTGGCAGACGGAGCGCACGAAGATGCTGAAGACCTGCAACGAGTGCCACTCCGGCGAGTTCGCGAAGGTCCAGCTCCAGCAGGCCGACGGGCTGATCCGCGACGCGGATCACGCGATGGCGGAGGCGATCCGGGCCATCGCCGGGCTCTACCAGGAGGGGATCCTCCCCAAGCCGAAGAACTACGCCTTCGCCTTCCCGGACCTCCTCACGTTCCACGACGCGCCGACGCCCATCGAGCAGAAGCTCTTCGTCATGTTCCTCGAGCACCGCATGCGCGCGTTCCAGGGCGCCTTCCACGCCAACCCGGACTACGCGAACTGGTACGGCTGGAGCGAGATGGCGCGCGACCTCGTGGAGATCAAGGCGGAGGCGGCGACGCTGCGGCGCGAGCACGCCGCGGCGGCCCCGGCGAAGCCCAAGAGGTAG
- a CDS encoding S9 family peptidase, giving the protein MTRSLAPKLVLAAALAALGCAGARRDGAGAAPNAASGEAGAPAAAAAPRDGLPPIIDRELIFGDPEISGARLSPDGAWLAFLRPLDGTRNVWVKPVDAPFEQAKPVTADTARPVPAYFWSWDSRFILFVQDRGGDENFDVFAVDPRAPPGPGAKVPPARGLTELKGVRAEIYEVPKARPGIVYVGLNDRDARWHDLYEIEIATGKRTLLRRNDQRFVSWTFDLDGRLRLGTRVTEQGDTEILRVDPAGMKKVYGCTVLEDCSAVRFDPDGRRAYLVSNRGAGDLVRLSLLDVQTGVEEVVASDPERRVDLVAPVFSEATDRLVGTVYDDERLRFHWTDPGYAADHAALQARFPDRDVVIESSTRDDRLWLVSVKADVEPGEVQLFDRTTKKVTEQYRLRERLPRADLARMQAIRYPSSDGLEIRAFLTLPVGVPAKALPLVVLPHGGPWWRDSWRYHPLAQFLANRGYAVLQPNFRGSTGYGKRFVDAGNRQWGDRMQDDLTWGVRHLVAQGTVDPKRVGIMGGSYGGYATLAGVTFTPDLYAAAVAIVAPSSLITLLETIPPYWEAGRVVFHTRMGDPNTPEGRAQLERQSPLNHVAAIRTPLQIVQGANDPRVKKSESDQIVVALRERGFPVEYLVAPDEGHGFQRPVNNMAAFASAERFLAKHLGGRFQADMPPAVARRLQELTVDPATVEAPRRAAPAAGRR; this is encoded by the coding sequence ATGACCCGAAGCCTCGCCCCGAAGCTCGTCCTCGCCGCCGCGCTCGCGGCCCTCGGCTGCGCCGGCGCGCGCCGCGACGGTGCCGGCGCGGCGCCCAACGCCGCGTCCGGGGAGGCCGGAGCGCCCGCGGCTGCCGCCGCACCGCGCGATGGCCTGCCGCCCATCATCGACCGCGAGCTCATCTTCGGCGACCCCGAGATCTCCGGCGCCCGGCTCTCGCCGGACGGCGCGTGGCTCGCGTTCCTGAGGCCGCTCGACGGGACGCGCAACGTGTGGGTGAAGCCGGTCGACGCGCCCTTCGAGCAGGCGAAGCCCGTCACCGCCGACACCGCGCGGCCGGTCCCGGCGTACTTCTGGAGCTGGGACTCACGGTTCATCCTGTTCGTGCAGGACCGCGGCGGCGACGAGAACTTCGACGTCTTCGCCGTCGATCCGCGGGCGCCGCCCGGCCCGGGAGCGAAGGTCCCTCCCGCCCGCGGGCTCACCGAGCTGAAGGGCGTGCGCGCGGAGATCTACGAGGTCCCGAAGGCGCGGCCGGGGATCGTGTACGTGGGCCTCAACGATCGGGACGCCAGGTGGCACGATCTGTACGAGATCGAGATCGCGACCGGCAAGCGGACCCTGCTCCGCAGGAACGACCAGCGCTTCGTGAGCTGGACCTTCGACCTGGACGGCCGGCTGCGGCTCGGCACGCGGGTCACCGAGCAGGGCGACACGGAGATCCTCCGCGTCGATCCCGCCGGGATGAAGAAGGTCTACGGCTGCACGGTGCTCGAGGACTGCTCGGCGGTCCGGTTCGACCCGGACGGCCGGCGGGCGTACCTCGTCTCGAATCGCGGGGCCGGCGATCTCGTCCGGCTCTCGCTGCTCGACGTCCAGACCGGGGTGGAGGAGGTCGTCGCGTCGGATCCCGAGCGGCGCGTGGACCTCGTGGCGCCGGTGTTCTCGGAGGCGACCGACCGGCTCGTCGGGACGGTGTACGACGACGAGCGGCTGCGCTTCCACTGGACGGACCCCGGCTACGCGGCGGATCACGCCGCGCTGCAGGCCCGCTTCCCGGATCGCGACGTCGTCATCGAGTCTTCGACCCGGGACGACCGGCTCTGGCTCGTGTCGGTGAAGGCGGACGTCGAGCCGGGCGAGGTCCAGCTCTTCGACCGGACCACGAAGAAGGTGACGGAGCAGTACCGCCTGCGCGAGCGGCTCCCGCGCGCGGACCTGGCCCGCATGCAGGCGATCAGGTACCCGTCCTCCGACGGGCTCGAGATCCGCGCCTTCCTCACCCTCCCCGTGGGCGTGCCTGCGAAGGCCCTGCCGCTCGTCGTGCTTCCGCACGGGGGGCCGTGGTGGCGCGACAGCTGGCGCTATCACCCCCTCGCGCAGTTCCTCGCCAACCGCGGGTACGCAGTCCTGCAGCCCAACTTCCGCGGCTCGACCGGTTACGGGAAGCGGTTCGTCGATGCCGGGAACCGGCAGTGGGGCGACAGGATGCAGGACGATCTGACGTGGGGCGTGCGGCACCTCGTGGCCCAGGGCACGGTGGATCCGAAGCGCGTCGGGATCATGGGCGGCTCCTACGGAGGCTACGCGACGCTCGCCGGCGTGACGTTCACGCCCGACCTCTACGCCGCGGCCGTCGCGATCGTCGCGCCGTCGAGCCTCATCACGCTGCTCGAGACGATCCCGCCTTACTGGGAGGCCGGACGCGTCGTGTTCCACACGCGCATGGGCGACCCGAACACCCCGGAGGGCAGGGCGCAGCTGGAGCGTCAGTCGCCGTTGAACCACGTCGCGGCGATCCGCACCCCGCTGCAGATCGTCCAGGGGGCGAACGATCCGCGGGTGAAGAAGTCGGAGTCCGATCAGATCGTCGTCGCCCTGCGCGAGCGCGGCTTCCCGGTCGAGTACCTCGTGGCGCCGGACGAGGGGCACGGGTTCCAGCGGCCGGTCAACAACATGGCGGCGTTCGCGTCCGCCGAGAGGTTCCTCGCGAAGCACCTGGGCGGACGCTTCCAGGCCGACATGCCACCGGCCGTGGCGCGGCGCCTCCAGGAGCTCACGGTCGACCCGGCGACCGTCGAGGCGCCGCGGCGCGCCGCGCCCGCGGCCGGGCGGAGGTGA